The proteins below come from a single Mus musculus strain C57BL/6J chromosome 5, GRCm38.p6 C57BL/6J genomic window:
- the Gbp6 gene encoding guanylate binding protein 6 isoform X5, giving the protein MNSQSSLKLKQGFPLGSTVQSQTKGIWMWCMPHPTKPEHTLVLLDTEGLGDVEKGDPKNDLWIFALSVLLSSTFIYNSMITINHQALEQLHYVTELTELIRAKSSPNPAGIKNSTEFVSFFPDFVWTVRDFMLELKLNGEDITSDDYLENALKLIPGDKPRMQASNSCRECIRLFFPNRKCFVFDRPTHDKELLQKLDSITEDQLDPKFQEVTKAFVSYIFTYAKIKTLKEGIKVTGNRLGILVTTYVNAINSGAVPCLDDAVTTLAQRENSVAVQKAADHYSEQMAQRLRLPTETLQELLDVHAACEKEAMAVFMEHSFKDENQQFLKKLVELIGENKELFLSKNEEASNKYCQEELDRLSKDFMENISTFFVPCGHKLYMDKREKIEHDYWQVPRKGVKASEVFQSFLQSQAFIESSILQADTALTAGEKAIAEERAQKVAAEKEQELLRQKQKEQQEYMEAQEKSHKENLEQLRRKLEQEREQDIKDHDMMLKKLMKDQKAFLEEGFKKKAEEMNKEIQQLRDVIKDKKRNTDRIKEALLNGFSTVLFHYLVRYLKHL; this is encoded by the exons gCTTTCCTCTGGGCTCCACCGTGCAGTCTCAGACCAAGGGCATCTGGATGTGGTGCATGCCACACCCCACCAAGCCAGAGCACACCCTGGTCCTCCTGGACACTGAGGGCCTGGGGGATGTGGAAAAG GGTGATCCTAAGAACGACTTGTGGATCTTTGCCCTCAGCGTGCTTCTGAGCAGCACCTTCATCTACAACAGCATGATCACCATCAACCACCAGGCCCTGGAGCAGCTGCA TTATGTCACAGAACTCACAGAGCTGATCAGAGCAaagtcttccccaaatcctgCTGGAATAAAGAATTCCACAGAGTTTGTGAGTTTCTTTCCAGACTTTGTCTGGACTGTTCGGGATTTCATGCTGGAGCTGAAGTTAAATGGGGAAGACATCACAAGTGATGACTACCTGGAGAATGCCTTGAAGCTGATCCCAG GTGACAAACCCAGAATGCAAGCATCCAATTCATGCAGGGAATGCATCAGACTTTTCTTTCCTAACCGGAAGTGTTTTGTCTTTGACCGGCCAACGCATGACAAAGAACTTTTACAAAAACTTGATTCTATCACAGAAGACCAACTGGATCCTAAGTTCCAGGAAGTAACAAAGGCTTTTGTTTCTTACATCTTCACTTATGCCAAGATCAAGACCCTAAAAGAGGGAATTAAGGTCACTGGGAAta GACTAGGGATTCTGGTGACAACCTATGTGAATGCCATCAACAGTGGAGCAGTGCCTTGTCTGGATGATGCTGTGACAACTCTGGCCCAGCGTGAGAACTCAGTAGCTGTGCAGAAAGCAGCCGACCACTATAGTGAGCAGATGGCCCAGCGACTGAGGCTTCCTACAGAAACGCTCCAGGAGCTGCTGGATGTGCATGCAGCCTGCGAGAAGGAAGCCATGGCTGTCTTCATGGAGCATTCCTTCAAGGACGAAAATCAGCAATTCCTGAAGAAGCTGGTG GAATTAATaggagagaacaaagagcttttCCTGTCGAAGAATGAAGAGGCATCAAATAAATACTGTCAAGAAGAACTGGATCGACTTTCAAAGGATTTTATGGAAAATATTTCAACATTTTTTGTTCCTTGTGGACACAAGCTTTACATGGACAAGAGGGAGAAGATTGAACATGACTACTGGCAGGTTCCCAGGAAAGGGGTGAAG GCAAGTGAAGTCTTCCAGAGCTTTCTGCAGTCACAGGCCTTCATCGAGAGTTCCATCTTGCAGGCAGATACAGCGCTCACTGCTGGGGAGAAGGCCATTGCAG AGGAGCGTGCCCAGAAGGTGGCGGcagagaaggagcaagagctgctaagacagaagcagaaggagCAGCAGGAGTATATGGAGGCTCAAGAGAAAAGTCACAAGGAAAACCTAGAGCAACTGAGAAGGAAgctggagcaggagagagagcaggaCATCAAAGACCATGATATGATGCTGAAGAAGCTAATGAAG GATCAAAAGGCTTTCCTTGAGGAAGGATTTAAGAAGAAAGCTGAAGAAATGAACAAAGAGATACAGCAACTGAGAGATGTCATCAAGGATAAGAAAAGAAACACTGATCGAATTAAGGAGGCTCTCTTAAATGGATTTTCTACAGTTCTTTTTCATTACCTTGTCCGTTATCTAAAGCATTTATGA
- the Gbp6 gene encoding guanylate binding protein 6 isoform X3, translating into MTQPQMAPICLVENHNEQLSVNQEAIEILDKISQPVVVVAIVGLYRTGKSYLMNCLAGQNHGFPLGSTVQSQTKGIWMWCMPHPTKPEHTLVLLDTEGLGDVEKGDPKNDLWIFALSVLLSSTFIYNSMITINHQALEQLHYVTELTELIRAKSSPNPAGIKNSTEFVSFFPDFVWTVRDFMLELKLNGEDITSDDYLENALKLIPGDKPRMQASNSCRECIRLFFPNRKCFVFDRPTHDKELLQKLDSITEDQLDPKFQEVTKAFVSYIFTYAKIKTLKEGIKVTGNRLGILVTTYVNAINSGAVPCLDDAVTTLAQRENSVAVQKAADHYSEQMAQRLRLPTETLQELLDVHAACEKEAMAVFMEHSFKDENQQFLKKLVELIGENKELFLSKNEEASNKYCQEELDRLSKDFMENISTFFVPCGHKLYMDKREKIEHDYWQVPRKGVKASEVFQSFLQSQAFIESSILQADTALTAGEKAIAEERAQKVAAEKEQELLRQKQKEQQEYMEAQEKSHKENLEQLRRKLEQEREQDIKDHDMMLKKLMKDQKAFLEEGFKKKAEEMNKEIQQLRDVIKDKKRNTDRIKEALLNGFSTVLFHYLVRYLKHL; encoded by the exons gCTTTCCTCTGGGCTCCACCGTGCAGTCTCAGACCAAGGGCATCTGGATGTGGTGCATGCCACACCCCACCAAGCCAGAGCACACCCTGGTCCTCCTGGACACTGAGGGCCTGGGGGATGTGGAAAAG GGTGATCCTAAGAACGACTTGTGGATCTTTGCCCTCAGCGTGCTTCTGAGCAGCACCTTCATCTACAACAGCATGATCACCATCAACCACCAGGCCCTGGAGCAGCTGCA TTATGTCACAGAACTCACAGAGCTGATCAGAGCAaagtcttccccaaatcctgCTGGAATAAAGAATTCCACAGAGTTTGTGAGTTTCTTTCCAGACTTTGTCTGGACTGTTCGGGATTTCATGCTGGAGCTGAAGTTAAATGGGGAAGACATCACAAGTGATGACTACCTGGAGAATGCCTTGAAGCTGATCCCAG GTGACAAACCCAGAATGCAAGCATCCAATTCATGCAGGGAATGCATCAGACTTTTCTTTCCTAACCGGAAGTGTTTTGTCTTTGACCGGCCAACGCATGACAAAGAACTTTTACAAAAACTTGATTCTATCACAGAAGACCAACTGGATCCTAAGTTCCAGGAAGTAACAAAGGCTTTTGTTTCTTACATCTTCACTTATGCCAAGATCAAGACCCTAAAAGAGGGAATTAAGGTCACTGGGAAta GACTAGGGATTCTGGTGACAACCTATGTGAATGCCATCAACAGTGGAGCAGTGCCTTGTCTGGATGATGCTGTGACAACTCTGGCCCAGCGTGAGAACTCAGTAGCTGTGCAGAAAGCAGCCGACCACTATAGTGAGCAGATGGCCCAGCGACTGAGGCTTCCTACAGAAACGCTCCAGGAGCTGCTGGATGTGCATGCAGCCTGCGAGAAGGAAGCCATGGCTGTCTTCATGGAGCATTCCTTCAAGGACGAAAATCAGCAATTCCTGAAGAAGCTGGTG GAATTAATaggagagaacaaagagcttttCCTGTCGAAGAATGAAGAGGCATCAAATAAATACTGTCAAGAAGAACTGGATCGACTTTCAAAGGATTTTATGGAAAATATTTCAACATTTTTTGTTCCTTGTGGACACAAGCTTTACATGGACAAGAGGGAGAAGATTGAACATGACTACTGGCAGGTTCCCAGGAAAGGGGTGAAG GCAAGTGAAGTCTTCCAGAGCTTTCTGCAGTCACAGGCCTTCATCGAGAGTTCCATCTTGCAGGCAGATACAGCGCTCACTGCTGGGGAGAAGGCCATTGCAG AGGAGCGTGCCCAGAAGGTGGCGGcagagaaggagcaagagctgctaagacagaagcagaaggagCAGCAGGAGTATATGGAGGCTCAAGAGAAAAGTCACAAGGAAAACCTAGAGCAACTGAGAAGGAAgctggagcaggagagagagcaggaCATCAAAGACCATGATATGATGCTGAAGAAGCTAATGAAG GATCAAAAGGCTTTCCTTGAGGAAGGATTTAAGAAGAAAGCTGAAGAAATGAACAAAGAGATACAGCAACTGAGAGATGTCATCAAGGATAAGAAAAGAAACACTGATCGAATTAAGGAGGCTCTCTTAAATGGATTTTCTACAGTTCTTTTTCATTACCTTGTCCGTTATCTAAAGCATTTATGA
- the Gbp6 gene encoding guanylate binding protein 6 isoform X6, with translation MWCMPHPTKPEHTLVLLDTEGLGDVEKGDPKNDLWIFALSVLLSSTFIYNSMITINHQALEQLHYVTELTELIRAKSSPNPAGIKNSTEFVSFFPDFVWTVRDFMLELKLNGEDITSDDYLENALKLIPGDKPRMQASNSCRECIRLFFPNRKCFVFDRPTHDKELLQKLDSITEDQLDPKFQEVTKAFVSYIFTYAKIKTLKEGIKVTGNRLGILVTTYVNAINSGAVPCLDDAVTTLAQRENSVAVQKAADHYSEQMAQRLRLPTETLQELLDVHAACEKEAMAVFMEHSFKDENQQFLKKLVELIGENKELFLSKNEEASNKYCQEELDRLSKDFMENISTFFVPCGHKLYMDKREKIEHDYWQVPRKGVKASEVFQSFLQSQAFIESSILQADTALTAGEKAIAEERAQKVAAEKEQELLRQKQKEQQEYMEAQEKSHKENLEQLRRKLEQEREQDIKDHDMMLKKLMKDQKAFLEEGFKKKAEEMNKEIQQLRDVIKDKKRNTDRIKEALLNGFSTVLFHYLVRYLKHL, from the exons ATGTGGTGCATGCCACACCCCACCAAGCCAGAGCACACCCTGGTCCTCCTGGACACTGAGGGCCTGGGGGATGTGGAAAAG GGTGATCCTAAGAACGACTTGTGGATCTTTGCCCTCAGCGTGCTTCTGAGCAGCACCTTCATCTACAACAGCATGATCACCATCAACCACCAGGCCCTGGAGCAGCTGCA TTATGTCACAGAACTCACAGAGCTGATCAGAGCAaagtcttccccaaatcctgCTGGAATAAAGAATTCCACAGAGTTTGTGAGTTTCTTTCCAGACTTTGTCTGGACTGTTCGGGATTTCATGCTGGAGCTGAAGTTAAATGGGGAAGACATCACAAGTGATGACTACCTGGAGAATGCCTTGAAGCTGATCCCAG GTGACAAACCCAGAATGCAAGCATCCAATTCATGCAGGGAATGCATCAGACTTTTCTTTCCTAACCGGAAGTGTTTTGTCTTTGACCGGCCAACGCATGACAAAGAACTTTTACAAAAACTTGATTCTATCACAGAAGACCAACTGGATCCTAAGTTCCAGGAAGTAACAAAGGCTTTTGTTTCTTACATCTTCACTTATGCCAAGATCAAGACCCTAAAAGAGGGAATTAAGGTCACTGGGAAta GACTAGGGATTCTGGTGACAACCTATGTGAATGCCATCAACAGTGGAGCAGTGCCTTGTCTGGATGATGCTGTGACAACTCTGGCCCAGCGTGAGAACTCAGTAGCTGTGCAGAAAGCAGCCGACCACTATAGTGAGCAGATGGCCCAGCGACTGAGGCTTCCTACAGAAACGCTCCAGGAGCTGCTGGATGTGCATGCAGCCTGCGAGAAGGAAGCCATGGCTGTCTTCATGGAGCATTCCTTCAAGGACGAAAATCAGCAATTCCTGAAGAAGCTGGTG GAATTAATaggagagaacaaagagcttttCCTGTCGAAGAATGAAGAGGCATCAAATAAATACTGTCAAGAAGAACTGGATCGACTTTCAAAGGATTTTATGGAAAATATTTCAACATTTTTTGTTCCTTGTGGACACAAGCTTTACATGGACAAGAGGGAGAAGATTGAACATGACTACTGGCAGGTTCCCAGGAAAGGGGTGAAG GCAAGTGAAGTCTTCCAGAGCTTTCTGCAGTCACAGGCCTTCATCGAGAGTTCCATCTTGCAGGCAGATACAGCGCTCACTGCTGGGGAGAAGGCCATTGCAG AGGAGCGTGCCCAGAAGGTGGCGGcagagaaggagcaagagctgctaagacagaagcagaaggagCAGCAGGAGTATATGGAGGCTCAAGAGAAAAGTCACAAGGAAAACCTAGAGCAACTGAGAAGGAAgctggagcaggagagagagcaggaCATCAAAGACCATGATATGATGCTGAAGAAGCTAATGAAG GATCAAAAGGCTTTCCTTGAGGAAGGATTTAAGAAGAAAGCTGAAGAAATGAACAAAGAGATACAGCAACTGAGAGATGTCATCAAGGATAAGAAAAGAAACACTGATCGAATTAAGGAGGCTCTCTTAAATGGATTTTCTACAGTTCTTTTTCATTACCTTGTCCGTTATCTAAAGCATTTATGA